Within the Micromonospora citrea genome, the region GGCGGCCGGACACCGCAGGCCGCGTGTACCGCCGGCCCACCGGCCAGCCGGCGCGCCAGCAGCACCTCGTCGGCGGCGAGACCGCCGGGCAGCCACACCGTCAGCCGTGGGAACGGGGCCAGGTCGAGGGCGCCGACCCGGGCGAGCCCGCCGAGCACGGCCCGCACCGCACGGACCTTCGGCGGGCGCAGCGCGTTGTACGCCAGCAGCGAGGCGGCCGTGGCCCGGGGCGCGCCGAGCGGCAGCAGGAACCGGGCCCGGGCGACCGACGGGACGACCGCGTACCGGGCGGCTGCGCGGTGGCCGGGCGGCGGTGGGCCGCCCACGGTCAGCGCGATCCGCTCGTCGCCGAACACCGCCCGGGTGACCCAGCCCAGCCCGTCCGCCCGGGACCGGGGGTCGGCCGGCGCGGCGACCCGCGCCGTCACGCGGCCCGGTCCGGCCAGTCGAGGTCCAGCCCCAGCCGCTGCCGCAGCGCGTCGTTGTACGGGCGGTAGTACTCGGTCAGCTCGGCGCGCACCGTCGGCTCCAGCGGGGCCGAGCGGCGGTCGTTGTAGACCTTGAAGTCGGGCAGGTCGTGCGGGGGCAGGCCAAGGAAGTCCAGGGTGCGGCGGTAGGTGGACCGGGCGTCGCGGTAGAGGTCCTCGCTGGGCAGGAAGAGGATCTGCGCCCGGTCGAACCGCTCCAGCCACGGCTCCAGATGCTCCAGGTAGCGGCCCCGGGCCCGGTAGGTGTACCAGTCGTACGGCTCGCTGAAGTACTCCGGCTCGGCGATCAGCCGCTCCCGCTCCCCCGCCGTGCGTTCCTCCTCGGCGGCGAGCGCGGCGGCGAAGTCGAGCGGCTCGATGCCGTGCGTGCGCCGCTCCTTCCAGTGCGAATACGCCCGCTCCACCGGGTCGCGCAGCAGCACGATCAGCCGCACCGACGGCATGAGGGCGGCGACCCGCTGCGCCGCGAGGGGGTGGAACATGTACAGCGGCGCGGCCTCGCCGACCCGCACCGGCCCGCCGTGCCGCCGCTGGAGCGCCTCCCGCTGCCGCTGCGTCGGGAAGTGCGACCGGTACCAGGCCTCGCCGCGCCGCCAGTGCTCCTCGAAGTAGTGCGCGGACTTGGTGTTCCACGCCGGAAAGAGCCGGGGCACCAGCGGGTGCTGGATGAGGTAGTTCCACAGCGACGTCGTGCCGCCCCGTTTGGTGCCGATGATGAGGAAGTCCGGCAGCGGCCGCCGGTCGCTGGTGCGCACCCCGTAGTCGACGAGGGACTCCTTCACCCGGTTCGTCACCTGGGTCGGGACGAGCTGCTTCACCCGGTCACGGATGGACGGCACGACGGACCTCACCTGCCCTTCGACTCCTCCGGGGCGGGCCCGGCGGCGGCCGGGGCCGCCTCCCGTCGCCCACGGATCTGCACCATGGTCACCCGGACGCGCGCCCGTACCACGGGCAACGTCAACAAGCCGACGCAGCCGGCGGCCAGCACGCCCACCGCCACCGCCAGCCCGCCGGTCCCCCGCCCGCCGGCCAGCACCCCGACCGTCGCCGCGATCCCGACCCCGGCGACGGTGGCCGCTCCCGCGCGCAGCATCGCCGCGTCGACCAGCGGCTGGCCGACCACGACCCGGGCGCAGCCGGCCGCGGTGAGGTTCTCGGTGGCGATGCCGGCCGCCCAGGCCAGCGCCGCCCCGGTCGCCCCGTGCGCGGGGATCAGCCACAGGCCCAGGGAGACGGTCACCAGCAGCCCGGCCAGCGTGGCCGCCAGGTGCAGGCCGCTGCGACCCCCCATCAGCAGCAGGCTCTGCACGTTGCCGACCCCGGTGTTGACCAGCATGGCCAGCGCGAGCACGGTCATCGCGGTGGCCCCGGCGGTGAACTCGGGCCCGAAGAGCTGGAGGAAGGCCAGGCCGAAGACGGCGAGCAGCAGGTAGACCGGCCACGACAGCACCAGCCCCCAGGTGGTCAACTGCCGGTGGACGGCGGCCGCCGCGCCCCGCTCCCCCCGCCCGAGCAGCCGGGACAGCTGCGGCGACACGGCCACCCGCAGCCCCTGCATGGCCAGCTGGCCGGCGAGGATGTAGCGACCGACGGCGCCGAACACGCCGGCGTCGGCCGGCCCGGCCAGCACCGAGGTGAGCAGCACGCCCACCCACATGTTGCCGGCGTCGATCGCCGCGGAGGCGGCCCGGGGCAGGGCGAACCGCCAGAAGGCCGACCAGTCGGCCCGTGCCGGCCGCAGCGCCGCGCCACGGCCGACGCCGAGCGGCCCCGCGACCAGTGTCAGGCAGGCCAGCAGGGCGAGCGCCGCCGGCACCAGCCAGCCGGCCATGCCGGCGAGCAGCCCTCCGCCGGCCAGCACCGCCGCGCCGACCAGCACCGGCCGCGCCACCGGCAGCAGGAAGAACTGCACCCCGACGTACGCCCGGATGGGGCGCACGCAGCGCAGCGCGGCGAGCAGCAGCGTCGTCGCCACCACCACCGGCACCGCGGCGAAGCTGACCGTCAGCAGGGCGGCGCCGCCGTCGCCGGAGTCGTCGAGCAGGCGCGGGGCGAGCGCGTCCGCGGCGAGCACCCCGGCCACGGCGACGACGACGGCGGTCAGCAGCGGCGGCAGCAGCGCCACCGGAAGCATCCGGGCGGCGTCGCCACCGGTGCCGCCGCGCCGGCGGGGCAGCGCCCACATCAGCCCGGTCTCGGCGCCGAGGGTGCAGACGGCGGTGGCGACGGTGACCACGCCGATCGCGGCGAAGAACGCGCCGGAGCCCGCCGTGCCGTAGCCGCGGGTGATGACGACCGCGAGCAGGAAGCCGAAGAGGCCGCTGGTGGCGGCGCCGACCAGGCCGGCGGCCCCGCTGCGGGCGCTGCGCCGCGTCTCGGCCGCGCCGTCGACCGGCCCGTCGCCGTCCCCGCTCCGGCCGACGGAGCCCGCCGGAGCACCGACGCCGGACGCGTCGACGGCGCCCGTGTGTGCGGCGCCGGCCGGGCCCCTGGCGCCCCTCGGGTCCCCGGCGCCGGTCGGAGGGCGGGTGGCGGCGGTCATGCCGGCACCGCCCGCGCGTCGAGCGGCCGGGGGCGGTGCGGGCGCAGCGCCGCCTCCCGCTCGGTGAGCGCCATCGCGAAGGCGACGGCGAAGAAGGCGACCGCGAGGTTCTGGTTGGCCATGCCGTAGAACGGGATCTGCACCAGGCAGACCACCGGCACCACGGACAGCCACTGCCCGGCCGCCGAGGTGGCCCGGGCGCAGATCAGCGCGGCGGCGACGAACCAGGCGAGGAAGCACAGCAGCGCCGGCACGCCGTGGCTGAACAGCACCATCCAGAGCTGCCCCTGGGTGCCGATGGGCGCCTGGGCGGTGACCGTGTCCACGTTGACGGGCGCGCCGTAGCCGAGCCACGGCGACTCCTTCACCCGGCGGATCACCTCGACGTAGAGGGAGAGCCGGTCGGT harbors:
- a CDS encoding sulfotransferase domain-containing protein; its protein translation is MPSIRDRVKQLVPTQVTNRVKESLVDYGVRTSDRRPLPDFLIIGTKRGGTTSLWNYLIQHPLVPRLFPAWNTKSAHYFEEHWRRGEAWYRSHFPTQRQREALQRRHGGPVRVGEAAPLYMFHPLAAQRVAALMPSVRLIVLLRDPVERAYSHWKERRTHGIEPLDFAAALAAEEERTAGERERLIAEPEYFSEPYDWYTYRARGRYLEHLEPWLERFDRAQILFLPSEDLYRDARSTYRRTLDFLGLPPHDLPDFKVYNDRRSAPLEPTVRAELTEYYRPYNDALRQRLGLDLDWPDRAA
- a CDS encoding lipopolysaccharide biosynthesis protein, whose product is MTAATRPPTGAGDPRGARGPAGAAHTGAVDASGVGAPAGSVGRSGDGDGPVDGAAETRRSARSGAAGLVGAATSGLFGFLLAVVITRGYGTAGSGAFFAAIGVVTVATAVCTLGAETGLMWALPRRRGGTGGDAARMLPVALLPPLLTAVVVAVAGVLAADALAPRLLDDSGDGGAALLTVSFAAVPVVVATTLLLAALRCVRPIRAYVGVQFFLLPVARPVLVGAAVLAGGGLLAGMAGWLVPAALALLACLTLVAGPLGVGRGAALRPARADWSAFWRFALPRAASAAIDAGNMWVGVLLTSVLAGPADAGVFGAVGRYILAGQLAMQGLRVAVSPQLSRLLGRGERGAAAAVHRQLTTWGLVLSWPVYLLLAVFGLAFLQLFGPEFTAGATAMTVLALAMLVNTGVGNVQSLLLMGGRSGLHLAATLAGLLVTVSLGLWLIPAHGATGAALAWAAGIATENLTAAGCARVVVGQPLVDAAMLRAGAATVAGVGIAATVGVLAGGRGTGGLAVAVGVLAAGCVGLLTLPVVRARVRVTMVQIRGRREAAPAAAGPAPEESKGR